The following proteins come from a genomic window of Gemmatimonadota bacterium:
- a CDS encoding gamma-glutamyltransferase family protein yields MTAVARLGLLLGLLAAACGSPSTLPPTPPPDMGRRIIAEHGAVSSASPFASEAGVSMLRAGGNAVDAAVAAAFAVGVAEPQMSGVGGSGAMTLWLQHEGRAEYLDFYAAQNADTWAAAFASGRVPAERQGPADLRVVGIPGDVAGLLAVHQRFGRLSRQQVLEPAIRLAEEGFPVNQVLAEFILSSEEKISRFEASKALLMPGGKALAPGDRFRNPELAAVLRRIAEAGVDGFYRGETARRIVEALNAHGNPATLDDLASYPVQWERPVCATYRGRVLLSAPPPQSGANVLEVLKLVEPYDLPTLGLPTHSAPALDVLASALRVGTADNRGNGDPNWSPMSAAGRVSEAYTRERADLVGKGRVVSPVPDGDALRYEASAPPAACAAFDPYGPTPALPGVTGPGEAEDDAAHGETTHLSVVDAEGNAVSLTQTNSTVFGSGASVLGFFLNDSGFQFTPETASASSLSRWRTRSTTISPTVVLRDGRVEMVVGAPGGGLIQPTIAQTMVYVLDYGMDPLDAVRMPRLFANPGSAEVQMETGFTAGALEGARAMGWEPTALPPGYARIYMIVRRGDRWVAVADPRHNGEPRGY; encoded by the coding sequence ATGACTGCCGTTGCTCGTCTCGGTCTCCTGCTCGGGCTGCTCGCAGCGGCCTGCGGCTCGCCCTCCACCCTTCCCCCTACCCCACCTCCGGACATGGGGCGCCGCATCATCGCCGAGCATGGCGCGGTGTCGTCGGCGAGCCCGTTCGCGAGTGAGGCCGGCGTGTCGATGCTGCGCGCCGGAGGCAACGCGGTCGACGCTGCCGTAGCCGCAGCGTTCGCGGTGGGAGTAGCCGAGCCGCAGATGTCGGGCGTCGGTGGGAGCGGCGCCATGACGCTTTGGCTGCAGCACGAGGGTCGCGCCGAGTACCTCGACTTCTACGCTGCGCAGAACGCGGACACCTGGGCGGCAGCCTTCGCGTCCGGGCGCGTTCCCGCCGAACGACAGGGCCCCGCGGATCTACGGGTGGTGGGGATTCCAGGAGATGTGGCCGGGCTCCTCGCGGTCCACCAGCGCTTCGGACGGCTTTCGCGTCAACAGGTGTTGGAGCCGGCGATCCGACTCGCCGAGGAGGGCTTTCCGGTAAATCAGGTGCTGGCCGAGTTCATTCTCTCCTCCGAGGAGAAGATCAGCCGCTTCGAAGCCTCCAAGGCTCTACTGATGCCAGGCGGGAAGGCGCTCGCACCTGGAGACCGCTTCCGGAACCCGGAGCTGGCCGCCGTCCTCCGGCGCATCGCCGAGGCGGGCGTCGACGGATTCTATCGAGGTGAGACAGCGCGCCGGATCGTGGAGGCCTTGAACGCGCACGGGAATCCGGCGACGCTGGACGACCTGGCCAGCTACCCGGTCCAATGGGAGCGGCCGGTGTGCGCCACCTACCGGGGCCGAGTGCTGCTCTCGGCACCGCCGCCCCAAAGCGGGGCCAACGTCCTTGAGGTCCTCAAACTGGTGGAGCCCTACGACCTTCCGACCCTGGGGCTCCCCACCCACTCGGCGCCGGCGCTGGACGTGCTCGCCTCCGCGTTGCGGGTGGGAACGGCGGACAACCGCGGCAACGGCGACCCCAATTGGTCACCGATGTCCGCGGCAGGCCGGGTTTCCGAGGCCTACACGCGCGAGCGCGCGGACCTGGTGGGCAAGGGCCGGGTGGTGTCGCCGGTGCCGGACGGCGACGCCCTACGCTATGAGGCGTCGGCACCGCCCGCGGCCTGCGCGGCCTTCGACCCGTATGGACCGACACCCGCGCTCCCTGGAGTGACCGGGCCCGGAGAAGCAGAGGACGATGCCGCACACGGTGAGACGACGCACCTGTCCGTCGTCGACGCCGAGGGCAACGCGGTCTCGCTCACCCAGACCAACAGCACCGTGTTCGGCTCTGGCGCGAGCGTGCTCGGGTTCTTTCTCAACGACTCGGGGTTCCAGTTCACACCCGAGACGGCCAGCGCGTCCTCGCTCTCCCGCTGGCGCACGCGCTCCACAACCATCTCGCCGACGGTGGTTCTGCGCGACGGTCGGGTCGAGATGGTGGTCGGTGCGCCGGGAGGCGGGCTCATCCAGCCGACCATCGCCCAGACGATGGTCTACGTGCTGGACTACGGCATGGACCCGTTGGATGCCGTGCGCATGCCGCGGCTCTTCGCGAACCCGGGTTCCGCAGAGGTCCAGATGGAGACCGGGTTCACCGCCGGCGCGCTCGAGGGAGCCCGCGCGATGGGCTGGGAGCCCACTGCGCTGCCCCCGGGCTACGCTCGGATCTACATGATCGTGCGGCGCGGGGATCGGTGGGTCGCCGTCGCGGATCCGCGCCACAATGGGGAACCGAGGGGCTACTGA
- a CDS encoding DoxX family protein — translation MWTRLRLLLAWVVGLYLLTVFVPQGWRKFDPEGFWSAPFQRWGYPPWFRVLVGILETGGGIALVVPWLATYGGTALALVMGGAFYTRWGSGYPMDLAWIAAWGAAALWVAYEWRSWRWRPRSPLGTNATTDSTTVG, via the coding sequence GTGTGGACACGCCTCCGTCTGCTCCTGGCCTGGGTGGTGGGGCTCTATCTGCTCACGGTTTTCGTGCCGCAGGGCTGGCGCAAGTTCGACCCCGAAGGCTTCTGGAGCGCGCCCTTCCAGCGCTGGGGCTATCCCCCCTGGTTCCGCGTCCTGGTGGGAATCCTGGAGACCGGTGGCGGGATCGCACTCGTGGTCCCTTGGCTGGCGACCTACGGAGGTACCGCGCTGGCCCTGGTCATGGGCGGCGCGTTCTACACCCGGTGGGGCTCCGGCTATCCGATGGATCTGGCGTGGATCGCGGCCTGGGGCGCGGCGGCCCTGTGGGTGGCGTACGAATGGCGCAGCTGGCGCTGGCGACCCCGGAGCCCCCTCGGAACCAACGCCACAACCGACTCCACCACAGTGGGTTAG
- a CDS encoding glycogen-binding domain-containing protein — MPMNENVRKVLDGELPRSALDDAALEDLALWEQALDELKADAPAHAPLGLEDRIMAEVGSLAEGTALPDRQRTWLLRPRTLRVTPLTGLLAAAAVAGLILWPQERPASSPSTEVFVQFSLEAPGATSVAVAGDFSEWEGLNALTDVDGDGVWTGRIRLEPGVHQYMFVIDGSDWVTDPRAERYSDDGFGNRNAVIAVEAPTPDAIG, encoded by the coding sequence ATGCCGATGAATGAGAACGTGAGGAAGGTCCTGGACGGTGAGCTGCCCCGCAGCGCGCTGGACGATGCCGCACTGGAAGATCTCGCCCTTTGGGAACAGGCGCTGGATGAGCTGAAGGCAGACGCCCCCGCGCACGCACCGCTGGGTCTCGAGGACCGCATCATGGCCGAGGTCGGGTCGCTCGCGGAGGGCACAGCCTTGCCCGACCGTCAGCGGACTTGGCTGCTCAGGCCCCGCACGCTGCGAGTCACGCCCCTCACGGGACTCCTGGCCGCCGCCGCAGTGGCGGGCCTCATCCTCTGGCCACAAGAGCGGCCCGCTTCGTCACCGAGCACGGAGGTCTTCGTGCAGTTCTCGCTGGAGGCCCCGGGTGCCACCTCGGTCGCGGTGGCGGGTGACTTCAGCGAATGGGAAGGCCTCAATGCATTGACGGATGTGGACGGAGATGGCGTATGGACCGGCCGGATCCGGCTCGAGCCGGGCGTCCATCAGTACATGTTCGTGATCGACGGTTCCGACTGGGTGACCGATCCCCGGGCCGAGCGCTACAGCGACGACGGCTTCGGGAATCGCAATGCGGTGATCGCCGTGGAAGCGCCGACTCCGGACGCCATCGGCTGA
- a CDS encoding c-type cytochrome gives MHSTRVRPGVWSAVPITAVLLGMGASGLGAQIPQRFTNLHYYPEDISRGELVGAMRQFSFALGVRCQYCHVGGDGESFDGVDFASDDKLAKRRARAMLEMAETINTTLLSDLPERATPAVDVQCRTCHRGLARPRMIDDLLRERITAEGVDAAVAYYRELREREYGGWSYDFSEWVITDLANDYVRADDPQTAAALMRMNAEFHAESFSVWAALGGTEAAAGNRDAAIAAYRRGLELSPDDPQILRLLERLGVSR, from the coding sequence GTGCATTCGACGCGAGTTCGTCCTGGAGTATGGAGCGCCGTCCCCATCACCGCCGTTTTGCTCGGTATGGGGGCCTCGGGGCTCGGCGCCCAGATCCCGCAGCGGTTCACCAACCTGCACTACTATCCCGAGGACATCTCACGCGGGGAACTGGTGGGCGCGATGCGGCAGTTCTCCTTCGCGTTGGGTGTCCGCTGTCAGTATTGCCACGTCGGGGGAGACGGAGAATCGTTCGACGGCGTCGACTTCGCCTCCGACGACAAGCTCGCCAAGCGTCGCGCCCGGGCCATGCTGGAGATGGCGGAGACCATCAACACCACGCTGCTGTCCGATCTCCCGGAACGGGCCACTCCCGCCGTGGACGTACAGTGTCGGACGTGCCACCGGGGCCTGGCGCGACCGCGAATGATCGACGATCTCCTGCGGGAGCGCATCACCGCCGAGGGCGTCGACGCTGCCGTGGCCTACTACCGGGAGCTGCGCGAACGCGAGTACGGCGGGTGGAGCTACGATTTCAGTGAGTGGGTGATCACAGATCTGGCGAACGACTACGTCCGCGCGGACGACCCACAGACCGCCGCCGCCCTCATGCGCATGAACGCAGAGTTCCACGCGGAATCGTTCAGCGTCTGGGCCGCACTGGGCGGGACGGAGGCGGCAGCGGGGAATCGCGACGCTGCCATTGCCGCCTATCGGCGCGGACTCGAACTCTCCCCCGACGATCCCCAGATCCTCCGCCTGCTGGAGCGGCTGGGCGTGTCGCGGTGA
- a CDS encoding glycogen-binding domain-containing protein, protein MPSPTFPGRALLLALLVSLPSSGTAQEGRIGFEAGWARRFPPSGTDAVQASYALAGLSADYRTALGSGAWLSVVGGRALDDVGSDWGSVSFGSEGWWTPVGRLDLGTTLDGYGFAVDEPYTYRAWAGTVRPRLRVRAGRLHLLAHVEAGGGHSRIEARITDTDRITRNRLDRAGDTPLIRRAENDLWHRAWGGEVRLLSGPVLWSAGATGYDTRAGRWRRASGSVAGALLGTVWQAFVSSWSGPAGDELTGGLLFQVPLGGSWSARASGLRTEPDPLVHTSGAPQGGLILRWDGLRFAAPATPIYAVEGEPHGERAATFRLEADDAATVELVGDFSDWSPVPMQRDGDTWTARVGVRPGLYHFGFLVDGEWYLPEKGVPGRVSDEWGRENGTLVVPGRDDETMEDDVTDRAARSSSGQEKGLPGAGCPGADAR, encoded by the coding sequence ATGCCGAGCCCGACCTTTCCCGGCCGCGCTTTGTTGCTGGCGCTCCTGGTGTCACTGCCGAGCAGTGGCACCGCGCAGGAGGGCCGCATCGGATTCGAAGCGGGATGGGCGCGCCGCTTCCCGCCTTCGGGCACGGACGCGGTACAGGCCAGCTACGCGCTGGCGGGCCTCTCGGCGGACTACCGAACGGCCTTGGGAAGCGGGGCGTGGCTGTCCGTGGTGGGAGGCCGCGCTCTGGACGATGTGGGCAGCGATTGGGGTTCGGTCTCGTTCGGGAGCGAGGGGTGGTGGACGCCGGTAGGGCGGTTGGATCTGGGCACGACGCTCGACGGCTACGGGTTCGCAGTGGACGAGCCCTATACCTACCGCGCGTGGGCCGGCACCGTGCGACCGCGTCTTCGTGTGCGGGCAGGCCGCCTCCACCTGCTCGCGCACGTCGAGGCCGGCGGCGGTCACTCGCGGATCGAAGCGCGCATCACCGATACGGATCGCATCACGCGCAACCGCCTGGACCGCGCGGGCGACACGCCGCTCATCCGGCGTGCCGAGAACGATCTCTGGCACCGCGCCTGGGGCGGCGAGGTACGGCTGCTCAGCGGACCGGTGCTGTGGTCGGCGGGCGCGACCGGGTACGACACCAGAGCCGGGCGCTGGCGGCGGGCATCCGGGTCGGTCGCTGGCGCCCTGTTGGGAACGGTCTGGCAGGCGTTCGTGTCCTCTTGGTCCGGACCCGCGGGCGACGAGCTCACCGGTGGCTTGCTGTTCCAGGTGCCGCTCGGTGGCTCCTGGAGCGCGCGTGCCAGTGGCCTTCGGACCGAGCCGGATCCGTTGGTGCACACCAGCGGGGCGCCTCAGGGCGGACTCATCCTGCGCTGGGACGGCCTTCGCTTCGCGGCGCCGGCCACCCCGATCTACGCCGTAGAAGGCGAGCCGCACGGAGAACGCGCCGCCACCTTCCGGCTGGAAGCCGACGACGCTGCGACGGTGGAGCTGGTGGGTGACTTCAGCGACTGGTCGCCGGTCCCCATGCAGCGCGACGGAGACACCTGGACCGCGCGCGTTGGGGTGCGGCCGGGGTTGTACCACTTCGGATTCTTGGTGGATGGTGAGTGGTACCTGCCGGAGAAAGGCGTGCCCGGACGGGTATCGGACGAATGGGGTCGGGAGAACGGCACGCTGGTGGTGCCCGGTCGCGACGACGAGACGATGGAAGACGATGTGACGGACCGGGCCGCCCGGTCGTCTTCAGGACAGGAGAAGGGGCTGCCCGGTGCGGGCTGCCCGGGAGCGGACGCACGATGA
- a CDS encoding outer membrane beta-barrel protein, whose amino-acid sequence MKILRLFTLAAVVAGVMALPAGAQVEFEVTPFAGGTFYLADLPNQFSLHRGSASDLIVHDGKFGDAWTLGLNAGFRIREAWALEGMFAWLPTNLSATSGLTGVEDLNAYMYGLTGLYYLPVDWRIQPFVGLGAGAETYAYNRSGLEGHTDLMGNVVGGLYASVTDMVGLRLEARDCFARFESGVQSVDNAWENDLMVTLGLSFRTRLGG is encoded by the coding sequence ATGAAGATCCTACGTCTATTCACCCTTGCCGCCGTTGTGGCTGGTGTCATGGCCCTGCCGGCGGGAGCTCAGGTGGAGTTCGAGGTGACGCCCTTCGCGGGTGGCACCTTCTACCTGGCCGACCTCCCCAATCAGTTCTCGCTGCACCGGGGGAGCGCGAGCGACCTCATCGTTCACGACGGCAAGTTCGGCGACGCCTGGACGCTGGGCCTGAACGCCGGCTTCCGGATCCGTGAGGCATGGGCCCTCGAGGGCATGTTCGCCTGGCTACCGACCAACCTCTCGGCGACCAGTGGACTGACCGGAGTCGAGGACCTGAACGCGTACATGTACGGTCTGACCGGGCTGTACTATCTCCCGGTCGACTGGCGCATCCAGCCCTTCGTGGGCCTGGGCGCGGGCGCGGAGACCTACGCCTACAACCGGTCGGGCCTCGAAGGTCATACCGACCTCATGGGCAACGTCGTGGGAGGCCTGTACGCGTCGGTGACCGACATGGTCGGGCTCCGGTTGGAGGCACGTGACTGCTTCGCCCGCTTCGAGTCGGGTGTCCAGTCCGTGGACAACGCGTGGGAGAATGACCTGATGGTGACGCTCGGCTTGAGCTTCCGCACGAGGCTCGGAGGGTAG
- a CDS encoding M14 family metallopeptidase has product MNRPRSIRSTVFALLTAVGVLTPAGLSAQAAQVPTPEAYFGFRMGSDGRLARWDKMVEYYRMLGEASDRMAVWEMGPTTLGNPFLALIVTSPANHARLDEYQRLNALLADPRAASEAQIEAAIRTGRAVVVQSLCLHSTEVAAGQTAVELAYDLVTREDDEMRRILDETIGIMIPCFNPDGQIMVADWVTRTTGTEYEGVGLPNLYHHYIGHDNNRDAFMQNTAESRYGAQILFREWIPQAYVDHHQMGGYTARIYLPPYAEPIRPEGDPLVWREMAWYGAHMAYKMDEAGLDGAVNAAIYSGWGHFGFHWITPFHNIAGMLTESASPRMASPLYVHPEQLGGSRQLPEYEAQTTFPSPWKGGWWRVRDIVDRQKVAFMATLDMAARNRETVLRNAYLKASRQIERGSEGTPAAYVIPADQHDPLTMQLMVKKLMLQGIEVRRADQGFTHEGRVYEAGTYVVTMSQPKRGVIRWLLGRTFYPQNSYTIDPEGNPIRPYDMSGDVMAEFMGVRVDPVETAVSAPTTVLSEAPTPVGAVQVGPYGYVLAGALNASFKAVNLLWNEGVEVRRARESGQGLRSGDFVVPANLSADVARRVAAATGVDFLPQQQDPGSVTDPLRRQRVAMYQRYYGGNIDEGWTRWLLEDFEFPYETVMDADIRAGNLNRRFDVILLPDDSPGMMTGEATAERADEYPPEFRSGFGEEGAEALHQFVRGGGTLVTFAEAGALAIDKFDLPVRDIVDGLPGKEFWAPGSTLRVRMADDPLTYGMPNETLAVFFGASQVYEVEAGAGSADVRRIASYADRDVLQSGQLWGEDVIADKAAMVGVKHGQGEVILIGFRAQHRAQTHGTFKLLFNALMSRSPTGRNVMDHE; this is encoded by the coding sequence ATGAACCGCCCCAGGTCCATCCGTTCGACCGTGTTTGCCCTGCTCACCGCGGTCGGCGTGCTGACGCCCGCCGGGTTGTCCGCGCAGGCCGCTCAGGTACCCACGCCCGAAGCCTACTTCGGCTTCCGCATGGGTAGCGACGGCAGGTTGGCGCGCTGGGACAAGATGGTGGAGTACTACCGGATGTTGGGCGAGGCGTCCGACCGCATGGCGGTGTGGGAGATGGGGCCCACCACGCTGGGGAATCCCTTCCTGGCGCTGATCGTCACTTCACCGGCCAACCATGCCCGCTTGGACGAGTACCAGCGTCTGAACGCGCTGCTGGCGGATCCACGGGCAGCGTCCGAGGCCCAGATCGAGGCTGCCATTCGGACGGGGAGGGCGGTCGTGGTGCAGTCGCTTTGCCTGCACTCGACCGAAGTGGCGGCCGGGCAGACCGCAGTGGAGCTGGCCTACGACCTCGTCACGCGCGAAGACGACGAGATGCGACGCATCCTGGACGAGACCATCGGCATCATGATCCCCTGCTTCAATCCAGACGGGCAGATCATGGTGGCGGATTGGGTGACCCGGACCACCGGCACCGAATACGAGGGCGTGGGACTTCCCAACCTCTATCACCACTACATCGGACACGACAACAACCGTGACGCGTTCATGCAGAACACGGCCGAGTCGCGATACGGCGCACAGATCCTCTTCCGCGAGTGGATTCCACAGGCCTACGTGGACCACCACCAGATGGGTGGCTACACCGCGCGCATCTACCTACCGCCCTACGCCGAGCCCATCCGGCCCGAGGGCGATCCGCTGGTGTGGCGTGAGATGGCATGGTACGGCGCCCACATGGCGTACAAGATGGACGAGGCGGGGTTGGATGGCGCCGTCAATGCGGCCATCTATTCGGGGTGGGGCCATTTCGGCTTCCACTGGATCACGCCTTTCCACAACATCGCCGGCATGCTGACCGAATCGGCCAGCCCGCGCATGGCCAGCCCGCTGTACGTGCACCCCGAACAGCTGGGCGGATCGCGCCAACTCCCCGAGTACGAAGCGCAGACCACCTTCCCGAGTCCCTGGAAGGGCGGGTGGTGGCGCGTGCGCGACATCGTGGACCGTCAGAAGGTGGCGTTCATGGCCACGCTGGACATGGCGGCCCGCAACCGGGAAACCGTTCTGCGCAACGCCTACCTGAAGGCCAGCCGCCAGATCGAGCGTGGCAGTGAGGGCACTCCCGCCGCGTACGTGATCCCGGCGGATCAGCACGATCCGCTCACCATGCAGCTCATGGTGAAGAAGCTGATGCTGCAAGGCATCGAGGTCCGGCGTGCCGATCAGGGGTTCACGCACGAAGGCCGGGTGTACGAGGCGGGGACCTACGTGGTCACCATGTCCCAGCCCAAGCGCGGCGTGATCCGTTGGCTGCTGGGACGCACGTTCTATCCACAGAACTCGTATACCATCGACCCTGAGGGCAATCCCATCCGGCCGTACGATATGTCGGGCGACGTGATGGCCGAGTTCATGGGCGTGCGAGTGGATCCGGTGGAGACGGCGGTGAGCGCTCCCACCACCGTGCTCTCTGAAGCGCCCACTCCGGTGGGAGCGGTGCAGGTGGGTCCGTACGGCTACGTGCTGGCCGGTGCCCTCAACGCCAGCTTCAAGGCCGTCAACCTTCTCTGGAACGAAGGAGTGGAGGTGCGGCGTGCCCGGGAGAGCGGACAGGGGCTGCGATCCGGCGACTTCGTGGTGCCGGCCAACCTTTCCGCCGACGTCGCACGCCGTGTCGCGGCGGCGACCGGGGTGGACTTCCTTCCGCAGCAACAGGATCCGGGCTCCGTGACTGACCCGCTGCGACGCCAACGGGTGGCCATGTACCAGCGCTACTACGGGGGCAACATCGACGAAGGATGGACGCGTTGGCTGCTCGAGGACTTCGAGTTTCCGTACGAGACCGTCATGGACGCGGACATCCGCGCCGGAAACCTGAATCGGCGCTTCGACGTGATCCTCCTGCCCGACGACAGTCCCGGCATGATGACCGGAGAGGCCACAGCCGAGCGTGCCGACGAATACCCACCCGAATTCCGCAGCGGGTTCGGGGAGGAGGGCGCTGAGGCACTCCACCAGTTCGTGCGTGGTGGCGGCACGCTGGTGACGTTCGCCGAGGCGGGCGCGCTGGCCATCGACAAGTTCGATCTGCCGGTGCGGGATATCGTCGACGGTTTGCCCGGCAAGGAGTTCTGGGCCCCGGGCTCCACGCTGCGCGTGCGCATGGCGGACGATCCGCTCACCTACGGCATGCCGAACGAGACGTTGGCGGTGTTCTTCGGCGCAAGCCAGGTCTACGAGGTGGAGGCGGGTGCCGGGAGCGCCGACGTCCGGCGCATCGCGTCCTACGCCGACCGCGACGTGTTGCAGAGCGGCCAGCTCTGGGGTGAGGACGTGATCGCCGACAAGGCCGCCATGGTGGGTGTGAAGCACGGCCAGGGAGAGGTGATCCTGATCGGTTTCCGCGCCCAGCACCGGGCCCAGACCCACGGGACCTTCAAGCTGCTGTTCAATGCGCTGATGAGTCGCAGCCCCACCGGTCGGAACGTGATGGACCACGAGTGA
- a CDS encoding HAMP domain-containing sensor histidine kinase, with protein MSRTASEGWRRPPPEDSGTLGFGWVSILVPLGLGFVMALALAYQAWDAGREHRVSARSSAREQAEFAAYLLATSVHRLMQEELLYTFYPVELARARAGGALPDPDVLRVDPERSRCEPESAGASRRYFRFQPASGALLVTGPASPEFEGWIRSLLARPEDESPAGSSELDDRTVRHRSGLVGDRRTLITYRAWGDGAERVVYGFESCWRTRQGNVFERALATTQALPPRLVGSTPSDSLFRLSVRGADSVLVFGESWARPPAELYDGTAFYGTVRVQPARVYPGLELRVSLLPRVAERLIRGGLPRSRLPLALGLLLLTAALLWIALRQLRRGHELISMRARFVQSASHELRTPLQQILLFSDLLRTGRLQGDAQTRQALDIMHSETQRLIALTENLLQFSSRQPPPAPAGDLDVTALTQETVEAFRPLAAGRQDEIRVSSDGPVYARVHADGLKRVLINLLDNALKYGPEGQTIAVEVRDVDGWAEVAVSDGGPGIPEAQRSRIWDPFVRLEREGTSGTAGSGIGLSIVRQIVGGMGGRVEVGRGAQGGARFSVRVPRAQHPPQRAG; from the coding sequence TTGTCGCGGACTGCGTCCGAGGGATGGCGCCGGCCTCCTCCGGAGGACTCGGGCACCCTGGGCTTCGGCTGGGTGTCCATCCTGGTGCCGCTCGGCCTGGGATTCGTGATGGCTCTGGCGCTGGCCTATCAGGCTTGGGACGCCGGGCGCGAGCATCGGGTTTCCGCTCGCTCCTCGGCCCGCGAGCAGGCGGAGTTCGCCGCGTACCTGCTGGCCACGTCCGTGCACCGGCTCATGCAGGAGGAGTTGCTCTACACCTTCTATCCGGTCGAGCTGGCGCGTGCCCGCGCAGGAGGCGCGTTGCCGGATCCCGATGTGCTTCGCGTCGATCCCGAGCGATCGCGTTGCGAGCCCGAGAGTGCTGGCGCCTCGCGGCGCTACTTCCGTTTCCAGCCGGCGAGCGGTGCACTGCTGGTGACCGGTCCCGCCAGTCCGGAGTTCGAGGGATGGATCCGGTCCCTTCTCGCGCGCCCCGAAGACGAGAGCCCCGCTGGTTCCTCCGAGCTGGATGACCGCACCGTACGACACCGCAGCGGCCTGGTCGGCGATCGGCGCACGCTGATCACCTACCGCGCCTGGGGAGACGGCGCCGAGCGGGTGGTCTATGGGTTCGAGAGCTGTTGGCGCACCCGGCAGGGCAACGTGTTCGAGCGGGCGTTGGCCACGACCCAAGCGTTGCCGCCCCGCTTGGTGGGGAGCACTCCCAGCGACTCGCTGTTCCGTCTGTCGGTGCGGGGCGCCGACAGCGTGCTGGTGTTCGGCGAGAGCTGGGCACGGCCCCCGGCGGAGCTCTACGACGGCACGGCCTTCTACGGCACGGTGCGGGTGCAGCCTGCCCGGGTCTATCCAGGGTTGGAGCTGCGCGTCTCGCTGCTTCCACGCGTTGCGGAGCGCCTCATCCGCGGGGGACTCCCCCGATCACGGCTGCCGCTGGCGCTGGGCCTTCTGCTGCTCACCGCTGCTCTGTTGTGGATCGCGCTGCGGCAACTCAGGCGAGGTCACGAGCTCATCAGCATGCGCGCCCGCTTCGTTCAAAGCGCCTCGCATGAGCTACGCACGCCTTTGCAGCAGATCCTCCTCTTCTCGGACCTGTTGCGCACGGGGCGGCTGCAGGGCGACGCGCAGACGCGACAGGCCCTCGACATCATGCATTCGGAGACCCAGCGACTCATCGCGCTCACCGAGAACCTGCTCCAGTTCTCCAGTCGCCAGCCTCCCCCGGCGCCTGCCGGCGACCTCGATGTGACGGCGCTCACCCAGGAGACGGTCGAGGCGTTTCGACCGCTCGCCGCCGGACGACAAGACGAGATCCGGGTCTCCAGCGACGGTCCCGTGTACGCGCGAGTGCACGCGGACGGGCTCAAGCGCGTCTTGATCAATCTGCTGGACAATGCCCTGAAGTACGGTCCCGAGGGCCAGACGATCGCGGTGGAGGTGAGGGACGTGGACGGGTGGGCCGAGGTCGCGGTCAGCGACGGGGGGCCAGGCATTCCCGAGGCACAGCGCTCCCGGATCTGGGATCCATTCGTGCGCCTGGAGCGCGAGGGCACGAGCGGGACTGCGGGAAGCGGGATCGGGCTCTCCATCGTGCGACAGATCGTCGGCGGCATGGGCGGGCGTGTCGAGGTCGGGCGTGGCGCGCAGGGAGGCGCGCGCTTCTCGGTACGGGTTCCGCGAGCACAGCATCCTCCGCAGCGGGCGGGGTGA
- a CDS encoding RNA polymerase sigma factor, whose product MSTKRPTPSTATPSDGAVVRAVLAGQHEFYRLLVRRHQDALYRHADRMLGSADEAADVVQRAFVNGYQKLPRCAEPEKVGGWLFRICANLCKDVLKSRHRKVLSLEAAEVVVSEDESAWERAERAQVRARVKDALVRLPPDQREAFLLKHVEGHSYDEMAELLGASVSALKMRVLRAREELQEILRVCR is encoded by the coding sequence ATGAGCACCAAGAGGCCAACGCCCAGCACCGCGACGCCCAGCGACGGCGCCGTGGTGCGCGCCGTCCTGGCCGGCCAGCACGAGTTCTACCGACTGCTGGTACGACGCCATCAGGACGCGCTCTACCGGCATGCAGACCGCATGCTCGGCAGTGCGGACGAGGCGGCCGATGTGGTGCAGCGCGCGTTTGTGAACGGGTACCAGAAGCTGCCGCGCTGTGCGGAGCCCGAGAAGGTAGGTGGGTGGCTGTTTCGCATCTGCGCGAACCTGTGCAAGGATGTGCTTAAGAGTCGTCACCGCAAGGTGCTCTCCCTGGAAGCCGCCGAGGTCGTGGTGTCCGAGGACGAGAGCGCGTGGGAACGAGCCGAGCGCGCGCAGGTGCGGGCGCGGGTCAAAGACGCCCTGGTGCGATTGCCTCCCGACCAACGAGAGGCCTTCCTGCTCAAACACGTGGAAGGACACTCATACGACGAGATGGCCGAACTCCTGGGAGCCTCGGTCTCGGCGCTGAAGATGCGGGTGCTGCGCGCCCGCGAGGAGTTGCAGGAGATCCTGCGGGTATGCCGATGA